From a single Aggregatilinea lenta genomic region:
- a CDS encoding SH3 domain-containing protein produces MYRKTLMLALAACLFGALPGLWAVRAQIENPAANLVLFVQGGNLWVWDVASGESQPITLNTHIEGVALSPAGGLVAMRDWSPISYDAWERSGGIGGGPLPSDIVVVNYVTLEPGMTIAAQPDDASFFVDGVPDSAILRSDPTWSPDGASVAWTELHYPSLSPESNRLVMYTFATGETRVVTTNLPDMMGVPQPLQVKWGEGGLALRVTLFDEASITYPEQILVYDTDGNLRAQTVVSEDEGALADYQWITWNDAPYVGIQFGDGHWELLDPATGNRQPAPAAPQLYGTVFPDDSLGLRVSRDAQSGSYWNSFTWTATTPDGQPGSSLPITSAPGSVALAADGQRIAYTNDHGGLSVWQNGQAIDMPGTLVVDAYAPVLWGPNGWRIAAAGNGDAPQDACATTLPPRLQPGVQAQVIPGTSANNLRADPGAGAASLGQIDPGAAFTVLDGPLCAGGMYWYQVDYNGTVGWTAEGDAAAYWIEPLPAS; encoded by the coding sequence GTGTACCGTAAAACACTCATGCTCGCGCTCGCCGCGTGCCTGTTCGGGGCGCTGCCCGGCCTGTGGGCCGTGCGCGCCCAAATCGAAAACCCGGCAGCGAACCTCGTCCTGTTCGTACAGGGTGGCAACCTGTGGGTCTGGGATGTCGCCAGCGGCGAGTCGCAGCCGATCACGCTCAATACACACATCGAAGGTGTGGCCCTGTCGCCCGCGGGCGGCCTCGTCGCCATGCGTGACTGGTCCCCGATCAGTTATGACGCGTGGGAACGCTCCGGCGGGATCGGCGGCGGTCCGCTGCCCTCGGATATCGTGGTAGTCAACTACGTCACGCTCGAACCGGGCATGACCATCGCCGCGCAGCCGGATGACGCGTCGTTCTTTGTGGACGGCGTGCCGGACAGCGCGATCCTGCGCTCCGACCCGACGTGGTCGCCTGACGGCGCGTCCGTCGCCTGGACCGAGCTGCACTACCCCAGCCTCTCGCCGGAGAGCAATCGCCTGGTGATGTACACGTTCGCCACGGGCGAGACGCGCGTGGTGACCACCAACCTGCCGGACATGATGGGCGTGCCCCAACCGCTTCAGGTGAAATGGGGCGAAGGCGGTCTCGCGCTGCGCGTCACGCTGTTCGACGAAGCGAGCATCACCTATCCCGAGCAGATCCTGGTCTACGACACGGACGGAAATCTGCGCGCCCAGACGGTCGTGAGCGAGGACGAAGGGGCGCTCGCGGACTACCAGTGGATCACCTGGAACGATGCGCCGTATGTGGGCATCCAGTTCGGGGATGGCCACTGGGAACTGCTCGATCCCGCGACCGGGAACCGCCAGCCCGCGCCCGCCGCGCCGCAGCTTTACGGCACGGTCTTCCCCGACGACTCGCTCGGCCTGAGGGTCAGCCGGGATGCGCAGTCCGGCAGCTACTGGAACAGCTTCACCTGGACGGCCACCACGCCTGACGGCCAGCCGGGCAGCAGCCTGCCAATCACGAGCGCGCCGGGCAGCGTGGCCCTGGCGGCGGACGGCCAGCGTATCGCTTATACCAATGACCACGGCGGCCTGTCAGTGTGGCAAAATGGGCAAGCGATCGACATGCCGGGCACGCTGGTGGTGGACGCCTACGCGCCGGTACTGTGGGGACCCAACGGCTGGCGCATCGCGGCAGCAGGCAATGGTGACGCGCCGCAGGACGCCTGCGCAACCACGCTGCCGCCCCGCCTCCAACCGGGCGTGCAGGCGCAGGTGATCCCTGGCACGTCCGCGAATAACTTGCGCGCCGACCCGGGCGCGGGCGCGGCATCGCTGGGCCAGATCGATCCGGGCGCCGCGTTCACCGTACTGGACGGCCCACTGTGCGCCGGGGGCATGTACTGGTATCAGGTGGACTACAACGGGACAGTGGGCTGGACCGCCGAGGGTGATGCCGCCGCCTACTGGATCGAGCCGCTCCCGGCGTCGTAA
- a CDS encoding WD40 repeat domain-containing protein produces MRHLKIYLSVGLALILLAGVGLPTTAAAQSDPAVRTIDITGELVQSVLSPDGSLLAVWENSAYHGNELILSLLPIQLVNLDTGDVTRLIGPTDYAWDAAFSPDGATLVSYHGSGWIFVWDTASGEEIRRIPAVVGAARVGFLPDGTLVTALTGPTNMTLLWDLAAGTPSGLLARQYGSYAQAMEAMSRQAAGMSTMTVAASPVGDALITVSLGGKIWVWDLATGKVSLLRDGDDERPLLPIRRVTVTPDGTLIYYDNQAGALYALDVASGAETELLALEKVGSPVAVMPDGSRVAWVDADLTSVQIVSLDAPDVVPQAIPLPEVDLDLRANEVTNNLTFSADGSRLAFTGYISDDDANMVVVIDLE; encoded by the coding sequence ATGCGACATCTAAAGATTTATCTCAGTGTGGGGCTGGCGCTCATCCTGCTCGCCGGGGTAGGACTGCCCACCACTGCCGCGGCGCAAAGCGATCCGGCGGTGCGCACTATCGACATCACTGGCGAGCTGGTCCAAAGCGTGCTGTCGCCCGATGGGTCGCTGCTGGCCGTGTGGGAGAACAGCGCGTATCACGGTAACGAGCTGATCCTGAGCCTGCTGCCGATCCAGTTGGTCAACCTGGATACGGGCGACGTGACGCGGCTCATCGGCCCCACGGACTACGCGTGGGACGCTGCGTTCTCGCCGGACGGCGCGACGCTGGTTTCGTATCATGGCAGCGGCTGGATCTTCGTGTGGGACACGGCGAGCGGGGAGGAAATCCGGCGCATCCCGGCAGTGGTGGGAGCCGCGCGCGTGGGCTTTTTGCCGGACGGGACGCTGGTCACGGCGCTGACCGGCCCGACGAATATGACCCTGCTGTGGGATCTCGCAGCGGGCACGCCGTCGGGGCTGCTGGCCCGCCAGTACGGCAGCTATGCGCAGGCGATGGAAGCGATGAGTCGGCAGGCAGCGGGTATGAGCACGATGACGGTCGCCGCGTCGCCCGTAGGGGATGCACTGATTACCGTCTCGCTGGGCGGCAAAATCTGGGTGTGGGATCTGGCGACAGGTAAGGTGTCCCTGCTGCGCGATGGTGACGACGAACGCCCACTGCTGCCCATTCGCCGCGTTACGGTTACGCCGGACGGGACCCTGATCTATTACGACAACCAGGCGGGCGCACTCTACGCGCTGGACGTGGCAAGCGGGGCGGAAACGGAACTGCTGGCGCTTGAGAAGGTCGGCAGCCCGGTCGCCGTCATGCCGGATGGCAGCCGCGTCGCCTGGGTGGACGCCGACCTGACCTCGGTCCAGATCGTGTCGCTGGACGCACCCGACGTCGTGCCGCAGGCGATCCCGCTGCCGGAGGTGGATCTGGACCTCCGCGCGAACGAAGTCACGAACAACCTGACGTTTTCAGCCGACGGCTCGCGGCTGGCCTTCACAGGGTATATCAGCGACGACGATGCGAATATGGTGGTCGTGATCGATCTGGAGTAG
- a CDS encoding UDP-glucose--hexose-1-phosphate uridylyltransferase produces the protein MLDPSQHPHRRYNPLSGEWILVSPHRTRRPWQGQVEQTPLEARPAYDPTCYLCPGNERAGGNRTPEYTGTFVFDNDFPALLPDSPGEIVEPDSPFFRMEGDRGICRVICFNPRHDLTLAQMEIADIRRVIDTWAEQIVDLGSREFINYVQIFENKGAPMGASNPHPHGQIWATMRLPYEIQREDANQRGYFEAHGRTLLSDYLDEERERDERILYSNDHWTVLVPFWAFWPYETMLISHRPAPDLLSLDGVERDALADALHAITVRYDNLFQASFSYGMGFHQQPTDGVEHPYWHLHAHFYPPLLRSATVRKFVASYELLGTRQRDISAEMAAHTLKELPDVHYTRAE, from the coding sequence ATGTTAGATCCGAGCCAGCACCCTCACCGGCGCTACAATCCGCTCTCGGGCGAATGGATTTTGGTCTCGCCGCACCGCACCAGGCGGCCCTGGCAGGGGCAGGTCGAACAGACCCCGCTCGAGGCGCGTCCCGCCTACGACCCGACCTGCTACCTGTGCCCTGGCAACGAGCGCGCGGGCGGCAACCGCACGCCGGAGTACACCGGCACGTTCGTGTTCGACAACGACTTTCCCGCGCTGCTGCCCGACTCGCCCGGCGAGATCGTGGAACCGGATTCGCCGTTCTTCCGCATGGAAGGCGACCGGGGGATCTGCCGCGTGATCTGCTTCAACCCGCGCCACGACCTGACGCTGGCACAGATGGAGATCGCGGACATCCGGCGCGTGATCGATACGTGGGCCGAGCAGATCGTCGATCTCGGCTCGCGCGAGTTCATCAACTACGTGCAGATCTTCGAGAACAAGGGCGCGCCGATGGGCGCATCCAATCCGCATCCACACGGGCAGATCTGGGCGACCATGCGCCTTCCGTACGAGATCCAGCGCGAAGACGCCAACCAGCGCGGCTACTTCGAGGCGCACGGGCGCACGCTGCTCAGCGACTACCTGGACGAAGAACGCGAGCGGGACGAGCGCATCCTCTACAGCAACGATCACTGGACGGTCCTCGTGCCGTTCTGGGCATTCTGGCCCTACGAAACGATGCTGATCAGCCACCGGCCCGCGCCGGACCTGCTCTCGCTGGACGGCGTCGAGCGCGACGCGCTGGCGGACGCGCTGCACGCGATCACCGTGCGCTACGACAACCTGTTCCAGGCGTCGTTTTCGTACGGCATGGGCTTCCACCAGCAGCCCACCGACGGCGTGGAGCATCCGTACTGGCATCTACATGCGCACTTCTACCCGCCCCTGCTGCGCAGCGCGACCGTGCGCAAGTTCGTCGCCAGCTACGAGCTGCTCGGCACGCGCCAACGCGACATCAGCGCCGAGATGGCCGCGCATACGCTCAAAGAATTACCCGACGTTCACTATACAAGAGCCGAGTGA
- the galK gene encoding galactokinase, whose amino-acid sequence MDIREHVLQTFRSEFGQDPVLLARAPGRVNLIGEHTDYNDGFVLPAAIDRAMYIAAAPRLDSTITMVSIDFESRTAFDLINLDDPDLPAWSKYPRGALWWLREQGYEIPGFDAVIGGDIPIGAGLSSSAAVEIAFIELGLALSGDESAYPSMSQVEKALGGVTVENQFIGMPCGVMDQMASAMGVDQHALLIDCRSLGVTPIPMPPGVSIVIIDSNKRRGLVDSEYALRRQQCEEAAEILGVEALRDAAPEMLDAARDRLGDLLYRRARHVVTEDARTEQTAAALQVGDLAAAGEAMRASHASMRDDYEITVFELDTIADLGNAQPGCYGARMTGGGFGGAAVALVADEAVDAFIAAVGPAYTQATGLTPQIYVCQAASGSGVQTL is encoded by the coding sequence ATGGACATTAGAGAACACGTATTGCAGACCTTCCGCAGTGAGTTCGGGCAAGATCCCGTCCTGCTGGCCCGCGCGCCGGGCCGCGTCAACCTGATCGGCGAGCACACCGACTACAACGACGGTTTCGTGCTGCCCGCCGCCATCGACCGCGCGATGTACATTGCCGCCGCGCCGCGCCTGGATTCCACCATCACCATGGTGTCGATCGATTTCGAGTCGCGCACCGCGTTTGACCTGATCAACCTGGATGACCCTGACCTGCCCGCGTGGAGCAAGTACCCGCGCGGCGCATTGTGGTGGCTGCGCGAGCAGGGCTACGAGATTCCCGGCTTCGACGCAGTAATCGGCGGCGACATCCCGATCGGTGCAGGGCTGTCGTCCTCGGCGGCGGTTGAGATCGCCTTCATCGAGCTGGGGCTGGCGCTGTCCGGCGACGAGTCGGCCTACCCGAGCATGTCGCAGGTGGAAAAGGCGCTCGGCGGCGTGACCGTCGAAAACCAGTTCATCGGCATGCCGTGCGGCGTGATGGACCAGATGGCGTCCGCGATGGGCGTCGATCAGCATGCGCTGCTGATCGACTGCCGCAGCCTCGGCGTGACGCCGATCCCCATGCCCCCCGGCGTGAGCATCGTCATCATCGACAGCAACAAGCGGCGCGGGCTGGTCGATTCGGAATACGCGCTGCGGCGGCAGCAGTGCGAAGAGGCCGCCGAGATCCTGGGCGTGGAGGCACTGCGCGACGCCGCACCAGAGATGCTCGACGCAGCGCGAGATCGCCTGGGCGATCTGCTCTACCGGCGCGCGCGGCACGTCGTCACCGAGGACGCACGCACCGAACAAACCGCCGCCGCACTACAAGTGGGCGATCTGGCGGCGGCAGGCGAGGCCATGCGCGCCAGCCACGCCAGCATGCGCGACGATTACGAGATCACGGTCTTCGAGCTGGACACGATCGCGGATCTGGGCAACGCGCAGCCGGGCTGTTACGGCGCGCGCATGACCGGCGGCGGCTTCGGCGGCGCGGCGGTGGCGCTGGTCGCGGACGAAGCCGTGGACGCGTTCATCGCGGCGGTCGGCCCAGCGTACACTCAGGCGACCGGCCTCACGCCGCAGATTTACGTCTGTCAGGCGGCGTCGGGCAGCGGCGTCCAAACTTTGTAG
- the chrA gene encoding chromate efflux transporter, with translation MPEPTPMPPAPPHPARGSLAEVGAVFLKIGATAFGGPAAHVAIMHDEIVERRKWVDNQHFLDLLGATNLIPGPNSSEMSMHLGFVRAGLPGLIVGGGAFLLPAMLMVLALAWVYQEFGSTPAAEWLLYGVKPVIIPLIVSALITLGQKAVRDRLSIVLGAAAFGLYFLGVNFVLLLLGSGLILMFARNADRLRPGPHMLLPLPLIGSGLFAASDVAAYNLWRLFLIFLKIGALLYGSGYVLFAYMHADLVEHYHWLTEQQLIDAIAVGQMTPGPLSTTATFIGYQLGGVPGALLATLGIYLPAFVIVAISNPLIPRIRRSPLASSFLDGVNVAALALMAAVTWELGRAAFVDAYTLAVGIVAAALLFRYRANSALLVLYGAIMGLLSAVI, from the coding sequence ATGCCTGAACCAACCCCCATGCCGCCTGCGCCGCCGCATCCCGCGCGCGGATCGCTGGCCGAGGTCGGTGCGGTGTTCTTGAAGATCGGCGCGACGGCGTTTGGCGGTCCGGCGGCGCACGTCGCCATCATGCATGACGAGATCGTGGAGCGTCGCAAGTGGGTCGATAACCAGCATTTTCTGGACCTGCTCGGCGCGACGAACCTGATCCCCGGCCCGAACTCCAGCGAAATGAGCATGCATCTCGGCTTCGTGCGGGCGGGCCTGCCAGGGCTGATCGTAGGCGGCGGCGCGTTTTTGCTGCCCGCGATGCTGATGGTGCTGGCGCTGGCATGGGTCTACCAGGAGTTCGGATCGACGCCTGCCGCCGAATGGCTGCTCTACGGCGTGAAGCCCGTGATCATCCCGCTGATCGTCTCGGCACTGATCACGCTGGGGCAGAAGGCCGTGCGCGACCGGCTGTCCATCGTGCTCGGCGCGGCAGCGTTCGGGCTGTATTTCCTGGGCGTGAACTTCGTGCTGCTGCTGCTCGGCAGCGGGCTGATCCTGATGTTCGCGCGCAACGCCGACCGTCTGCGGCCCGGCCCGCATATGTTGCTGCCGCTGCCGCTGATCGGATCGGGCCTGTTCGCCGCATCGGACGTGGCCGCGTATAACCTGTGGCGCTTGTTCCTGATCTTCCTGAAGATCGGCGCGCTGTTGTATGGCTCCGGCTACGTGCTGTTCGCCTACATGCACGCCGATCTGGTCGAGCATTATCACTGGCTGACCGAACAACAGTTGATCGACGCGATCGCGGTGGGGCAGATGACACCAGGGCCGCTTTCGACCACGGCGACGTTCATCGGCTACCAGTTGGGCGGCGTGCCGGGCGCGCTGCTGGCGACGCTGGGCATCTACCTGCCCGCCTTCGTGATCGTGGCGATCAGCAACCCGCTGATCCCGCGCATCCGGCGATCGCCGCTGGCGAGCAGCTTCCTCGACGGCGTGAATGTCGCGGCGCTAGCGCTGATGGCGGCGGTCACGTGGGAACTGGGGCGCGCGGCGTTCGTAGATGCGTACACCCTGGCGGTGGGGATCGTCGCCGCAGCGCTGCTGTTCCGCTACCGGGCCAACTCGGCGCTGCTGGTACTCTATGGCGCGATCATGGGGCTGCTGAGCGCGGTGATTTGA
- a CDS encoding HAD hydrolase-like protein: MIKNLIWDLDGTLFDTYPAFVAAFVDACATFGAQPDPAHIDALVKQDMATCVTGLSRELGISEEQLEEQFDVFYKAYGLAKQVPFPGLVAVLDYAQSVGGVNTIITHRRAETTDQLLDLHRLAGRFADRITADDNYPRKPDPAAFIAMRDRHGFRPDETLCIGDRDIDTLAAHGAGLRACIYGTPGDAAPDLVVTDYADLLAYLQHENQAVPD; this comes from the coding sequence ATGATCAAAAACCTGATCTGGGACCTGGATGGGACGCTGTTCGACACCTACCCCGCCTTCGTCGCGGCGTTCGTGGACGCCTGCGCCACGTTCGGCGCGCAGCCCGACCCGGCGCACATCGACGCGCTGGTGAAGCAGGACATGGCGACGTGCGTCACGGGGCTGTCGCGCGAGCTGGGGATCAGCGAGGAACAGCTTGAGGAGCAGTTCGACGTGTTTTACAAGGCATACGGGCTGGCGAAGCAGGTCCCATTCCCCGGCCTTGTCGCCGTGCTGGATTACGCGCAGTCGGTGGGCGGCGTGAACACGATCATCACGCATCGCCGCGCCGAAACGACTGACCAACTCCTGGATCTGCACAGGCTGGCGGGACGCTTCGCGGATCGCATCACTGCGGATGACAACTACCCGCGCAAACCCGATCCGGCAGCGTTTATCGCCATGCGCGACCGGCACGGCTTCCGCCCCGACGAGACGCTGTGCATCGGGGATCGGGACATCGATACGCTGGCGGCGCACGGCGCGGGCCTGCGTGCGTGCATCTACGGGACGCCCGGCGACGCCGCGCCGGATCTCGTCGTCACCGACTACGCCGATCTGCTGGCCTACTTGCAGCACGAAAACCAGGCCGTGCCGGACTAG
- the tadA gene encoding tRNA adenosine(34) deaminase TadA, which produces MDDLIWMRLALDEARLAAEHGDVPIGAVAVRDGDVIARGRNRREADGDATAHAEMVAIREASRVIGHWRLEGVTLYCTLEPCAMCAGAMVLARLPRLVFGAFDPKAGAGGSVMDLLAHPRLNHRVEALGGVLAEESAALLVGFFAALRAQGQK; this is translated from the coding sequence ATGGATGACCTCATCTGGATGCGCCTGGCGCTGGACGAAGCGCGACTGGCCGCCGAGCACGGCGACGTGCCCATCGGCGCGGTCGCGGTGCGGGACGGGGACGTCATCGCGCGCGGGCGCAATCGCCGCGAAGCCGATGGCGACGCGACAGCCCACGCCGAGATGGTCGCCATCCGCGAAGCTTCGCGCGTGATCGGGCACTGGCGGCTGGAAGGCGTGACACTGTATTGCACGCTCGAGCCGTGCGCGATGTGCGCGGGCGCGATGGTGCTGGCCCGGCTGCCCCGGTTGGTCTTCGGCGCGTTCGATCCGAAGGCGGGCGCAGGCGGCAGCGTGATGGACCTGCTAGCGCATCCCCGGCTGAATCACCGGGTCGAGGCGCTCGGCGGGGTGCTGGCCGAGGAATCGGCGGCGCTGCTGGTGGGCTTTTTCGCCGCGCTGCGCGCCCAGGGCCAGAAATAA
- a CDS encoding acyl carrier protein has translation MDREEVKAKLRTFVVTELIRNPKYPLQDDEPLITGGLIDSFSLAHFGVYAEQEFGIYIPDPDLTVENLDTLNDMVNRVLQG, from the coding sequence ATGGACCGCGAAGAAGTCAAAGCCAAGCTGCGCACGTTCGTCGTAACCGAACTCATCCGCAATCCCAAATATCCCCTGCAAGACGACGAACCGCTGATCACGGGCGGGCTGATCGACTCGTTCTCGCTGGCGCACTTCGGCGTGTATGCCGAGCAGGAATTCGGCATCTACATCCCCGACCCCGACCTGACGGTCGAAAATCTCGACACGCTCAACGACATGGTGAATCGCGTTCTGCAAGGCTGA
- a CDS encoding ABC transporter substrate-binding protein — MRRWIAAGLVLAVMLAACGTASPGARQITPTPAASLRGLTNADDLVTSAPEGTPTPVPAADQFTVRVWWPDEIYPADDDPSQPILTGQFDDFTQTYSRYTLQVRRKRANGLGGILPTLRTAQPIAPGALPDLTLMRRSDMVTAATEGLIVPIDTWIPPDILESLLPGVAEIGEIDGTLYGLPYLLTLYHMAYRESVYPDPPTTFEAVLAQTPTYLFPGNVTGQGTGANLTLLLQYWAAGGQLVDADGLPALNRDPLLAVYSYYEQGVALGIFGPDLMAFSQTSEYWDQFETGAASLAFVNSSTYLRRRASVPNTAPSTIPTLTGTAITTPESWMWVLTTSDPDRQNQARAFLSWMMRVSQQSAFSESYGYLPTAQRALQLWDDQSYASFAQSLLANMVQVPVTQRSNSAAAALQAGFAAVLDGTPAETAADEALQLLAN, encoded by the coding sequence ATGCGACGATGGATCGCGGCAGGACTGGTGCTGGCGGTGATGCTGGCCGCGTGCGGCACGGCGTCGCCCGGCGCGCGCCAGATCACGCCGACGCCCGCCGCCTCGCTGCGCGGCCTCACCAACGCAGACGATCTCGTCACGTCCGCACCGGAGGGCACGCCCACCCCGGTGCCTGCGGCGGACCAGTTCACGGTGCGCGTATGGTGGCCGGACGAGATCTACCCCGCCGACGACGATCCCTCGCAGCCGATCCTCACCGGTCAGTTCGACGACTTCACGCAGACCTACAGCCGCTATACGCTCCAGGTGCGGCGCAAGCGCGCCAACGGCCTGGGCGGGATTCTGCCGACTCTGCGCACGGCGCAGCCCATCGCGCCCGGCGCGCTGCCCGACCTCACCCTGATGCGCCGGTCGGACATGGTCACCGCCGCGACGGAAGGGCTGATCGTGCCCATTGATACGTGGATTCCGCCGGACATCCTCGAAAGCCTGCTGCCGGGCGTCGCGGAAATCGGCGAGATCGACGGCACGCTGTACGGCCTGCCCTACCTGCTGACGCTGTACCACATGGCCTACCGCGAATCGGTTTATCCCGACCCGCCGACGACCTTCGAGGCGGTGCTGGCGCAGACGCCCACGTACCTGTTTCCCGGCAACGTGACCGGTCAGGGCACGGGCGCGAATCTGACGCTGCTGCTGCAATATTGGGCGGCGGGGGGCCAGCTCGTGGACGCGGACGGGCTGCCTGCGTTGAACCGCGACCCGCTGCTGGCCGTGTACAGTTATTACGAGCAAGGGGTTGCGCTAGGGATTTTTGGCCCGGACCTGATGGCGTTTTCCCAGACCAGCGAGTATTGGGACCAATTCGAGACGGGCGCGGCCAGTCTGGCGTTCGTCAACTCAAGCACATACCTGCGCCGCCGGGCCAGCGTGCCCAATACCGCGCCGAGCACCATCCCCACGCTGACCGGCACGGCGATCACTACGCCCGAAAGCTGGATGTGGGTACTGACCACCTCCGACCCGGACCGGCAGAACCAGGCGCGGGCCTTTCTCTCGTGGATGATGCGCGTCAGCCAGCAGAGTGCATTCAGCGAATCGTACGGCTACCTGCCCACCGCGCAGCGCGCGTTGCAATTGTGGGACGATCAGAGCTATGCGAGCTTCGCGCAGAGCCTGCTGGCGAACATGGTCCAGGTGCCGGTCACGCAGCGCTCGAACAGCGCCGCCGCCGCGCTGCAAGCGGGGTTCGCCGCCGTACTGGACGGCACGCCGGCAGAAACTGCCGCCGACGAGGCCCTCCAACTGTTAGCGAACTGA
- a CDS encoding response regulator transcription factor, with product MTGRLIAVIDDEPAMVDMLTTFLRLKGYDVRGAYTGLDGLSLVQTERPAALLLDLMLPDIDGFEVCRRLRAQPEFAALPVIMISAHNDPANSAQAREAGANLYMPKPVRFPDLLVALEDLMGAD from the coding sequence ATGACAGGACGATTGATTGCGGTCATCGACGACGAACCGGCGATGGTAGACATGCTCACGACGTTCTTGCGTCTGAAGGGCTATGACGTGCGTGGCGCGTATACCGGGTTGGATGGCCTGTCGCTGGTGCAGACGGAGCGTCCGGCGGCGCTGCTGCTGGATCTCATGCTGCCCGATATCGACGGCTTCGAGGTCTGCAGGCGGCTGCGCGCCCAGCCGGAGTTCGCCGCACTGCCGGTCATCATGATCTCCGCACATAACGATCCCGCCAACAGCGCCCAGGCGCGCGAGGCGGGCGCGAACCTGTATATGCCCAAGCCGGTGCGTTTCCCCGATCTGCTGGTGGCGCTGGAAGACCTGATGGGGGCGGACTGA
- a CDS encoding N-acetyltransferase, whose product MIDALTVAKVASKADYRAFITFPWTLYRTSPYWVPPLMSMQKHKFDQKKNPTWQHLEGDYFLARRGKQVVGTIAAYVNRRHNEFHDENIAFFGAFETINDQAVADALLNTAVEWAQARGYDALRGPATFSTNDECGVLVQGFDDPPAVLMPYNRPYYEDLLNRAPGFAKAMDLICYNFTLAGFTSSPKIKQAVRVTRRNAERRQIRVRVLDGDAVKTELQTLKEIYNQAWDHNWGFVPLSDPELDELVESLGQFLDPRLTFFADVAGEPAGFMLGIPDLNGALKRAYPRPSIPEPITLLQVLWHWKLRSKIDRIRVPLMGVKQDFRNMGVEAAMMVELLNQVESIADEMGWRRADAGWVLETNDDMNRIVEALNAEPYKRFRFYERVLRSAPGPAEAGSEPRENEGT is encoded by the coding sequence GTGATTGACGCACTGACGGTGGCGAAGGTTGCGTCTAAGGCGGACTACCGGGCATTCATTACGTTTCCGTGGACGCTGTACCGGACCAGCCCATACTGGGTTCCACCTCTGATGTCGATGCAGAAGCACAAGTTCGACCAGAAAAAGAATCCCACCTGGCAGCACCTGGAAGGGGATTATTTCCTCGCGCGCCGGGGCAAGCAGGTGGTTGGCACGATTGCGGCGTACGTCAACCGCCGCCACAACGAGTTTCACGACGAGAACATCGCGTTCTTCGGCGCATTCGAGACGATCAACGATCAGGCCGTGGCGGACGCCCTGCTGAACACGGCGGTGGAGTGGGCGCAGGCGCGCGGTTATGACGCGCTGCGCGGCCCGGCGACGTTTTCTACCAACGACGAGTGCGGCGTGCTGGTGCAGGGCTTCGACGATCCGCCCGCCGTGCTGATGCCCTATAACCGCCCGTACTATGAGGATCTGTTGAACCGCGCGCCCGGCTTCGCCAAGGCGATGGACCTGATCTGCTACAACTTCACGCTGGCGGGGTTCACGTCGTCGCCCAAGATCAAGCAGGCAGTGCGCGTCACGCGCCGCAACGCCGAACGCCGCCAGATCCGCGTGCGCGTGCTCGACGGCGACGCGGTCAAGACCGAGCTGCAAACACTCAAGGAGATCTATAACCAAGCGTGGGATCACAACTGGGGCTTCGTGCCTCTGTCGGACCCGGAGCTGGACGAGCTGGTCGAGAGTCTGGGTCAGTTCCTCGACCCGCGCCTGACGTTTTTTGCGGACGTGGCGGGCGAACCGGCGGGTTTCATGCTGGGTATTCCCGACCTGAACGGCGCGCTCAAACGTGCCTACCCGCGCCCCAGCATCCCGGAGCCGATCACGCTGCTCCAGGTGCTGTGGCACTGGAAGCTGCGCTCGAAGATCGACCGCATCCGCGTGCCGCTGATGGGCGTCAAACAGGACTTCAGGAACATGGGCGTCGAGGCGGCGATGATGGTCGAGCTGCTCAATCAGGTCGAGAGCATCGCGGATGAAATGGGCTGGCGGCGCGCCGACGCAGGTTGGGTGCTGGAAACCAACGACGACATGAATCGCATCGTCGAAGCGTTGAACGCCGAGCCGTACAAACGCTTCAGGTTTTATGAACGGGTCTTGCGATCCGCCCCCGGCCCGGCGGAGGCTGGCAGCGAACCGCGCGAAAACGAGGGGACATGA